The proteins below are encoded in one region of Segatella copri:
- a CDS encoding DUF4980 domain-containing protein: MKKIFVSALVALCGFTASYAQQASFLSNNHCLYRISQESQNQKCLLLPVQEDAEMANIKVIADNKQVKAFNVKLAKDHVDYFVPLYMDEFAGLKGLALDIHVNGDYSKEGLNALTCWKEMKFSDAFDMKNREQYRPDFHHTPAYGWMNDPNGMFYKDGVWNLYFQYNPYGSQWENMTWGHSTSTDLVHWKFQGAPIQPDAIGTIFSGSAVVDKNNTAGLGKGAVVALYTSAGENQTQSMAYSTDNGKTFTKYAGNPIITSTVPDFRDPHMFWNEDIKKWNMILAAGQHMEIYTSDNLKDWKLESSFGEKYGNHGGVWECPDLMKLKVRGTDKEKWMLICNINPGGPSGGSATQYFVGDFDGYKFTCESKPEVTKWMDYGKDHYATVTFDNAPEGRRVAIAWMSNWQYANQVPTQQYRSGNSIPRDLGLFEYKGETYCSVVPSPEMTAARSKKAGKKLTESCEMVVNLKGNATITLSNDKGEKVVMNYDAKAETFSMDRTKSGKVDFSKDFAAVTKAPTYGKISQLRIFIDKSSIEALDADGKMSMTNLVFPSKPYNKVTVKGKGKYQVYDIK, encoded by the coding sequence ATGAAAAAGATTTTTGTTTCAGCGCTTGTCGCTCTTTGCGGTTTCACCGCCAGTTATGCCCAGCAGGCTTCCTTCTTGAGCAATAATCACTGTCTCTATCGCATCAGCCAGGAGAGTCAGAACCAGAAGTGTCTCTTGCTTCCTGTACAGGAGGATGCTGAGATGGCAAATATCAAGGTGATTGCTGACAACAAGCAGGTGAAAGCCTTCAATGTGAAGTTGGCTAAAGACCACGTAGATTATTTCGTACCCCTCTATATGGATGAGTTTGCTGGCTTGAAAGGCCTGGCTCTCGATATCCATGTTAATGGTGATTATAGCAAGGAAGGACTGAATGCCCTCACTTGCTGGAAGGAGATGAAGTTCTCTGATGCTTTCGATATGAAGAATCGCGAACAGTATCGTCCGGATTTCCATCACACTCCTGCTTACGGATGGATGAACGACCCTAATGGTATGTTCTATAAGGATGGTGTATGGAATCTCTATTTCCAGTATAATCCTTACGGATCACAGTGGGAGAATATGACCTGGGGACATTCTACTTCCACCGACCTGGTTCACTGGAAGTTCCAGGGTGCCCCTATCCAGCCAGATGCAATTGGTACCATTTTCAGCGGTTCTGCCGTTGTGGATAAGAATAATACTGCTGGTTTGGGCAAGGGTGCTGTTGTGGCTCTCTACACTTCGGCTGGTGAGAACCAGACACAGAGCATGGCTTACAGTACAGATAACGGCAAGACCTTTACAAAATATGCAGGAAATCCTATTATCACCAGTACTGTGCCAGACTTCCGTGACCCACACATGTTCTGGAACGAGGACATCAAGAAGTGGAATATGATTCTGGCTGCCGGTCAGCACATGGAAATCTATACTTCTGATAATTTGAAGGATTGGAAACTTGAAAGCTCTTTCGGTGAGAAGTATGGCAACCATGGCGGTGTTTGGGAATGCCCAGACCTGATGAAGCTGAAGGTTCGTGGCACCGATAAGGAGAAGTGGATGCTCATCTGCAACATCAATCCTGGTGGTCCATCCGGTGGTTCAGCAACCCAGTATTTCGTAGGCGATTTCGATGGTTATAAGTTTACTTGCGAGAGCAAGCCTGAGGTAACCAAGTGGATGGATTACGGAAAGGATCATTACGCTACAGTTACCTTTGATAACGCACCAGAAGGTCGCCGCGTGGCTATCGCCTGGATGAGCAACTGGCAGTATGCCAACCAGGTTCCTACCCAGCAGTACCGTTCAGGCAACTCTATTCCTCGCGACTTAGGTCTCTTCGAGTATAAGGGTGAAACTTATTGCAGCGTGGTTCCATCTCCAGAGATGACTGCGGCAAGAAGCAAGAAGGCTGGCAAGAAACTCACAGAATCTTGCGAGATGGTAGTGAATCTGAAGGGAAATGCTACTATCACTTTGAGCAACGACAAGGGCGAGAAGGTAGTGATGAACTACGATGCCAAGGCAGAAACCTTCTCAATGGATAGAACCAAGAGCGGTAAGGTAGATTTCAGCAAGGACTTCGCTGCAGTCACCAAGGCTCCAACCTATGGCAAGATCAGCCAGCTGCGCATCTTCATTGACAAGAGCAGCATCGAGGCACTGGATGCTGACGGCAAGATGTCCATGACCAATCTCGTGTTCCCAAGCAAGCCTTACAACAAGGTTACTGTAAAGGGAAAGGGTAAGTATCAGGTTTACGACATCAAGTAA
- a CDS encoding MFS transporter — MNKSSKLSIIPVMLCFFAMGFVDLVGIASNYVKEDLNLNDATANLFPSLVFFWFLIFSVPTGILMNKIGRKKTVLLSLLVTVISLLLPIFGENFELMLVSFSLLGIGNALMQTSLNPLVSVVTSGQNLASTLTFGQFVKAIASFLAPYIAMWGAMASIPTFGLGWRILFPIYMVIGIAATFFLAGTPIEEEKNEGKASGFGECFKLLGKPIVLLSFIGIMCHVGIDVGTNTTAPKILMERLGWTLNEAAFATSLYFIFRTIGCFTGTVFLRMMKTRTFFVISVVMMALSMIGMWVGESKMMLYIAIALVGYGNSNVFSMIFSQALLAMPDKKNEVSGLMIMGLFGGTVFPLIMGFASDAIGQAGAVAVMAVGVAYLFTYIRKL, encoded by the coding sequence ATGAATAAATCATCAAAGTTATCAATCATCCCGGTGATGCTCTGTTTCTTCGCCATGGGATTTGTAGATTTGGTAGGTATTGCCTCCAACTACGTAAAGGAAGATCTCAACCTCAATGATGCAACAGCCAATCTGTTCCCATCGCTGGTATTCTTCTGGTTTCTCATCTTCTCGGTTCCTACGGGAATCCTGATGAATAAGATAGGTAGAAAGAAGACAGTACTCCTGTCTTTGCTCGTTACCGTTATCTCACTCCTTTTGCCCATCTTTGGCGAAAACTTTGAGCTGATGCTCGTGTCGTTCTCATTGCTCGGCATCGGAAATGCCTTGATGCAGACATCCCTGAACCCTCTGGTTTCGGTGGTGACATCAGGTCAGAACCTGGCATCCACATTGACCTTCGGTCAGTTTGTCAAGGCGATAGCTTCCTTCCTGGCTCCATACATCGCTATGTGGGGCGCCATGGCAAGCATTCCTACCTTTGGTTTAGGCTGGAGAATTCTCTTCCCAATCTATATGGTTATCGGAATCGCAGCTACCTTCTTCCTGGCTGGTACACCTATCGAGGAGGAGAAGAACGAGGGTAAGGCTTCCGGCTTTGGCGAGTGCTTCAAGTTGCTTGGCAAACCTATCGTGCTGCTTTCCTTCATCGGTATCATGTGCCATGTAGGTATTGATGTAGGTACCAATACCACAGCTCCTAAAATTCTGATGGAGCGTCTGGGATGGACGCTGAACGAGGCTGCCTTCGCTACATCGCTCTACTTCATCTTCCGTACCATCGGATGTTTCACCGGTACTGTTTTCCTCCGCATGATGAAGACCCGCACTTTCTTCGTTATCAGCGTAGTGATGATGGCTCTGAGTATGATAGGCATGTGGGTAGGCGAGAGCAAGATGATGCTTTATATCGCCATCGCCCTGGTGGGATATGGCAACTCTAACGTGTTCTCCATGATTTTCTCTCAGGCACTTCTAGCTATGCCTGATAAGAAGAACGAGGTGAGTGGACTGATGATCATGGGACTCTTCGGTGGTACCGTCTTCCCTTTGATTATGGGCTTTGCCAGTGATGCTATCGGTCAGGCTGGTGCTGTGGCTGTCATGGCTGTGGGAGTCGCTTATCTCTTCACTTATATCCGCAAGTTATAA
- a CDS encoding carbohydrate kinase family protein — METKNLNTKYCVGLGEILFDVLPSGSQLGGAPANFAYHAGQHGLHSVAVSAVGKDALGETALRILDEKKLKYVMPEVDYPTGTVQVQLDKEGVPTYDIKQGVAWDNIPFTSDIREIAVNAGAVCWGSLAQRSEVSRKTIYTFLDHTPEDCLKIFDINLRQNFYTPEVITESLKRCNVLKINDEELITIGRLFGYPGLDIENKCWLILGKYNLDMLVLTCGVNGSYVFAPGVKSFQETPKVEVADTVGAGDSFTGTFCASILKGKSIQEAHELAVKVSAYVCTQNGAMPQIPEEYTR, encoded by the coding sequence ATGGAAACAAAGAATTTAAATACAAAATATTGTGTAGGTTTGGGCGAAATCCTCTTTGACGTTCTCCCTAGTGGTTCTCAACTCGGCGGTGCTCCTGCCAACTTCGCTTACCACGCAGGTCAGCATGGTTTGCATTCTGTAGCCGTGAGTGCTGTGGGTAAGGATGCCTTGGGCGAAACAGCCCTTCGCATTCTCGATGAGAAGAAGTTGAAGTATGTAATGCCTGAAGTAGATTATCCTACCGGTACAGTTCAGGTGCAGCTCGACAAGGAGGGCGTTCCTACTTACGATATCAAGCAGGGTGTAGCTTGGGATAATATCCCGTTCACCAGTGATATTAGGGAGATTGCTGTCAATGCTGGAGCTGTATGCTGGGGTTCTCTGGCACAGCGCAGTGAGGTTAGCCGTAAGACCATTTATACGTTCCTCGATCATACTCCAGAGGATTGTCTGAAGATCTTCGACATCAATCTTCGTCAGAACTTCTATACTCCTGAGGTGATTACCGAGAGCTTGAAGCGCTGCAATGTGTTGAAAATCAACGATGAGGAGTTGATTACCATCGGCCGTCTCTTTGGTTATCCAGGATTGGATATCGAGAACAAGTGCTGGCTGATTCTCGGCAAGTATAATCTCGATATGCTCGTGCTGACCTGCGGTGTAAACGGCAGCTATGTCTTTGCTCCGGGTGTGAAGTCATTCCAGGAGACTCCAAAGGTTGAGGTGGCTGATACAGTAGGTGCAGGCGACAGCTTTACCGGCACATTCTGTGCCAGCATTCTGAAGGGCAAGAGCATTCAGGAGGCTCACGAACTTGCCGTAAAGGTAAGTGCCTACGTTTGTACCCAGAATGGAGCGATGCCTCAGATTCCTGAGGAATACACCCGTTAA
- a CDS encoding branched-chain amino acid aminotransferase, whose product MKDLDWSNLSFGYRQTDYNVRCYYRDGKWGEIEVCSDEYLKLHMAATCLHYGQEAFEGLKAYRCPDGKVRVFRMDENAKRLQSTCRGILMPEVPTEMFEEMVKKVVRLNQEWIPTYESGATLYIRPLLIGTSAQVGVHPSKEYCFLIFVTPVGPYFKGGFSTNPYVIIRDFDRSAPLGTGIYKVGGNYAASLRANNIAHEKGYACEFYLDAKEKKYMDECGAANFFGIKNNTYVTPKSTSILPSITNKSLMQLAEDLGMKVERRQIPEDELDTFEEAGACGTAAVISPISYIDDLDTGKRYNFGEKPGPVSKHLYDTLRGIQYGTIEDKHGWTTVVIE is encoded by the coding sequence ATGAAAGACTTAGATTGGTCTAATTTGTCATTTGGCTATCGCCAGACTGACTACAATGTTCGCTGTTACTATCGCGACGGCAAATGGGGCGAAATAGAAGTTTGCTCTGATGAGTATTTGAAATTGCACATGGCTGCAACCTGTCTGCACTATGGCCAGGAGGCATTCGAGGGCTTGAAGGCTTATCGTTGCCCAGACGGTAAGGTGCGCGTGTTCCGTATGGACGAGAACGCTAAGCGCTTGCAGAGCACATGTCGCGGCATTCTGATGCCAGAGGTGCCTACAGAAATGTTCGAGGAAATGGTGAAGAAGGTGGTTCGCCTCAACCAGGAGTGGATTCCTACCTACGAGAGTGGTGCTACGCTCTATATCCGTCCGCTGCTCATCGGTACAAGTGCTCAGGTGGGTGTTCATCCTTCTAAGGAGTATTGCTTCCTTATCTTCGTAACTCCAGTAGGTCCATACTTCAAGGGTGGATTCTCTACCAACCCATACGTCATCATCCGTGATTTCGACCGCTCTGCTCCTCTCGGAACAGGTATCTATAAGGTTGGTGGCAACTATGCTGCTTCTCTCAGAGCCAACAATATCGCTCACGAGAAGGGTTATGCATGCGAGTTCTATCTCGACGCCAAGGAGAAGAAATACATGGATGAGTGTGGTGCTGCCAACTTCTTCGGAATCAAGAATAATACATACGTTACTCCTAAGAGTACATCTATCCTCCCTTCTATCACCAACAAGAGTCTGATGCAGTTGGCTGAGGACCTCGGTATGAAGGTGGAGCGCCGTCAGATTCCTGAGGATGAGCTGGATACTTTCGAGGAGGCTGGTGCTTGCGGTACTGCTGCCGTAATAAGTCCTATCAGCTACATTGATGACTTGGATACAGGCAAGCGCTACAACTTCGGTGAGAAGCCAGGTCCTGTCTCTAAGCACCTGTATGATACGCTTCGCGGAATCCAGTATGGTACTATTGAGGACAAGCATGGTTGGACAACCGTAGTTATTGAGTAA
- a CDS encoding glycosyl hydrolase 115 family protein, with the protein MKYKKIILGVALALACFSSLNANALTETKVKKTETQAAAPNVYWTDGYGRVSYTTNSIISPVVKIALKEFAGDMKAVTGFDAKEKSGAPIQIYQLDQLTNKEFSAVEKLGAPLHLIITAKDAFYIGTRKGKLIVIGSNARGTAYAIMKLSELAGVSPLAAWNDLQPAQRKSLYTPVDQQWIEVPRIEFRGLALNNSQWMKPQNYSRIARLMLRLRANTLWQVDGRHEAAYNKAVVDSFDICVAENYKVTEFVGKKHKKKHRKTIENVKLVCSDAQMEMSNLSPGLLLEMLNSKDYLESKNAQHGKSHRSAAHNDEDCAWIANITNPKLSTFQLAMMMNLAWNRNALKAGCKTYIQNTLNAFFGAITGKKIMPLMEEYYRLTSIRHSAYMAMPYGDTEFHSGEFGNELERFLYRYDLLKAKTESIERMLPQNQKDGFFEVVKYPIFLAALVAEKELEAQEARHIARPGLFNKDDEAKAAAAVSIDAYNKLKQLNAYYSRIRNGKWKDFILTNGAEMQAPQIPGTLPAADIKRLKADAFDRSNDFKPLSVVTGDIIAKNAYEWSKATESPLAQAAVRGAEKITVRPLLGHSGKAVKLPKGASLSYDFYCDKSGDARFTIAAIPCFLNAVKDMRVSVSIDRGEPVICQLKEVYNSKNWQFDLWRGQTLKSFYVTLPGGSHNVTIKALDDNVMIDQWVLDYNVDREYYVFPVAK; encoded by the coding sequence ATGAAATATAAAAAGATTATATTAGGCGTTGCCTTGGCTCTGGCCTGCTTCTCTAGCCTGAATGCCAACGCGCTGACCGAAACCAAAGTGAAGAAGACGGAAACTCAGGCCGCAGCACCCAACGTTTATTGGACCGACGGCTACGGCAGAGTATCTTATACCACCAACTCTATCATTTCGCCGGTAGTAAAAATTGCCCTCAAGGAGTTTGCGGGCGATATGAAAGCCGTAACCGGATTCGATGCGAAAGAAAAATCAGGTGCTCCGATACAGATTTACCAGCTCGACCAGCTCACCAACAAGGAGTTTTCAGCAGTAGAAAAACTCGGTGCGCCGCTGCATCTTATTATCACTGCAAAGGATGCTTTCTACATCGGTACGAGGAAAGGGAAACTCATCGTTATCGGAAGCAACGCCCGCGGAACGGCTTACGCCATCATGAAACTCTCTGAGCTGGCTGGCGTTTCGCCTCTGGCGGCATGGAACGACCTGCAGCCGGCGCAGCGCAAGAGCCTATATACACCCGTAGACCAGCAGTGGATTGAGGTTCCGAGAATAGAATTCAGAGGACTTGCCCTGAACAACAGCCAGTGGATGAAACCGCAGAACTACAGCCGCATCGCCCGTCTGATGCTGCGCCTGAGAGCCAATACGCTGTGGCAGGTAGACGGCAGGCACGAGGCTGCTTACAACAAGGCTGTGGTAGACAGTTTCGATATCTGCGTGGCGGAAAACTACAAGGTGACGGAGTTTGTGGGCAAGAAGCACAAGAAGAAACACCGCAAAACCATCGAGAATGTGAAGCTGGTCTGCTCGGATGCACAGATGGAGATGAGCAATCTCTCGCCGGGCCTGCTTCTCGAAATGCTCAACAGCAAGGATTATCTGGAGAGCAAGAATGCCCAGCACGGCAAATCGCACCGCTCTGCCGCTCACAACGACGAAGACTGTGCCTGGATAGCCAACATTACCAATCCGAAGCTGTCAACCTTCCAGCTAGCCATGATGATGAACCTGGCGTGGAATAGAAACGCCCTGAAAGCAGGTTGCAAGACGTATATCCAGAACACTCTCAACGCATTCTTTGGCGCCATTACGGGCAAGAAAATCATGCCTCTGATGGAAGAATATTACCGTCTTACCAGCATCCGCCATTCCGCTTATATGGCGATGCCTTACGGCGATACTGAGTTTCATTCAGGCGAATTCGGCAACGAACTGGAGCGTTTTCTCTACCGCTACGACCTGTTGAAGGCGAAGACTGAATCCATCGAACGCATGCTGCCTCAGAACCAGAAAGACGGTTTCTTCGAGGTTGTGAAATATCCGATATTCCTGGCTGCCTTAGTAGCCGAAAAGGAGCTGGAGGCACAGGAAGCAAGACACATCGCCCGTCCGGGACTGTTTAATAAAGACGATGAGGCGAAGGCTGCAGCGGCTGTGAGCATCGATGCTTACAACAAACTGAAGCAGCTCAATGCCTACTACAGTCGCATCAGAAACGGCAAATGGAAGGATTTCATCCTTACCAACGGTGCAGAGATGCAGGCTCCGCAGATTCCGGGCACACTCCCGGCTGCCGATATCAAGCGGCTGAAAGCTGATGCCTTCGACCGCAGCAACGATTTCAAGCCGCTCTCTGTAGTTACCGGCGACATCATTGCCAAGAATGCCTACGAATGGAGCAAGGCTACTGAATCACCGCTTGCCCAGGCTGCCGTAAGAGGAGCCGAGAAGATTACCGTCCGTCCGCTGTTAGGTCACAGCGGCAAGGCTGTGAAATTGCCGAAGGGAGCCAGTCTGAGCTATGATTTCTACTGCGACAAGAGCGGTGATGCGCGTTTTACCATCGCCGCAATTCCTTGCTTCCTAAACGCTGTAAAGGATATGAGGGTGAGTGTGAGCATAGACCGTGGCGAACCGGTAATCTGCCAGTTGAAGGAGGTTTACAACTCAAAGAACTGGCAGTTTGACCTGTGGCGCGGACAGACGCTGAAGAGCTTCTACGTTACGCTGCCTGGCGGCAGTCACAACGTAACCATCAAGGCTTTAGACGATAATGTGATGATTGACCAGTGGGTTCTGGATTACAATGTAGACAGAGAATATTACGTATTCCCAGTTGCAAAATAA
- a CDS encoding Mrp/NBP35 family ATP-binding protein, which yields MTLYPKLIEEALATVIYPGTKKNLIESEMLADTPSINGMKVKVVLLFPRDTDPFLKSTVKAAEAAIHYHISKDVEVEIVTEFKSAPRPEVGKMLPQVKNVIAVSSGKGGVGKSTVSANLAIALAKLGYKVGLLDTDIFGPSMPKMFGVEEERPYSVHKDGRDLIEPVEKYGVKLLSIGFFVSPTTATLWRGGMACSALKQLIADADWGELDYFILDTPPGTSDIHLTLLQTLSITGAVIVSTPQQVALADARKGIDMYQNDKVNVPILGLIENMAYFTPAELPENKYYIFGKEGCKNLAKEMNVPLLAQIPIVQSICEGGDDGAPAATKVDSITGQAFLSLAQSVVTVVNRRNAEKAPTKIVSTHK from the coding sequence ATGACATTATATCCAAAATTGATTGAAGAGGCGCTTGCTACGGTGATTTATCCAGGCACCAAGAAGAACCTCATAGAGAGCGAGATGCTGGCAGATACGCCTAGCATCAATGGTATGAAGGTGAAGGTGGTTCTTCTCTTTCCTCGTGATACGGATCCTTTCCTCAAGAGTACGGTGAAGGCGGCCGAGGCTGCCATCCATTATCATATTTCGAAAGATGTAGAGGTGGAAATCGTTACAGAGTTCAAGTCGGCTCCTCGTCCTGAGGTGGGCAAGATGCTGCCACAGGTGAAGAACGTCATTGCTGTAAGCTCTGGTAAGGGTGGAGTAGGCAAGAGCACCGTTTCTGCCAATCTCGCTATCGCCTTGGCTAAGTTGGGCTACAAGGTGGGTTTGCTCGATACTGATATCTTCGGTCCTTCCATGCCTAAGATGTTCGGTGTGGAGGAGGAGCGTCCTTATTCTGTTCACAAGGACGGCAGAGACCTCATCGAACCTGTCGAGAAATATGGCGTGAAGCTCCTGAGTATCGGTTTCTTCGTAAGTCCTACTACTGCTACTCTGTGGCGCGGCGGAATGGCTTGTTCTGCCCTGAAGCAGCTGATTGCTGATGCTGACTGGGGTGAGTTGGATTACTTTATCCTCGATACGCCTCCTGGCACAAGCGATATTCATCTTACGCTGCTCCAGACGCTTTCCATTACGGGTGCAGTTATCGTAAGTACGCCTCAGCAGGTGGCGCTTGCCGATGCGAGAAAGGGTATTGACATGTATCAGAATGATAAGGTGAATGTGCCTATCCTCGGACTAATCGAGAATATGGCTTACTTTACGCCTGCCGAGCTGCCTGAGAACAAGTATTATATCTTTGGTAAGGAGGGTTGCAAGAACCTCGCCAAGGAAATGAATGTGCCTCTGCTCGCCCAGATTCCTATCGTTCAGAGCATCTGCGAGGGTGGTGATGATGGTGCGCCTGCTGCTACCAAGGTTGATTCCATTACCGGTCAGGCATTCCTCAGCCTTGCCCAAAGCGTAGTAACGGTGGTGAACCGCAGAAATGCCGAGAAGGCTCCAACCAAGATTGTTAGTACACACAAGTAG
- a CDS encoding ABC transporter permease, with translation MKKSSLLYKIINGIWDMCYIWKTEMRNVFRDEGVLIFCILVPLGYPLLYSWIYNNEVVREVDTAIVDLSHSHSSREFIRDYDASPDAKATYYCNSLDEAKELVRRQAVHGILYFPADFDTKLNRGEQAHVGVYCDMSLMLTYKAIYQTSQAVASHINSSIQITQAGGFTDRDDEITTEPLAFDEVPIFNTTGGYGNAILPAVLVLILQQTMLLGIGMAAGTSRELNRNRELIPVSEHYGGIFRIVFGKALVYFMVYAVMGMYLTLVVPKLFSFVSMVTWTTILGFLLPYILSCVFFGLMLSCLVRYRENVMLLVVFTSVPLLFMTGVSWPLSNIPGFWQGFSWVFPSTFGIRGFLRISSMGASLSDILPEFRALWIQTGVYFLATCLVFRQQLRSARLKADLTAEVAEEEEEAEEIVENR, from the coding sequence ATGAAGAAAAGTAGTTTATTATATAAGATTATCAATGGCATCTGGGACATGTGCTACATCTGGAAGACGGAAATGCGCAATGTTTTCCGCGATGAGGGTGTGCTCATTTTCTGCATTCTGGTGCCGCTGGGTTATCCGCTGCTCTACTCTTGGATCTACAACAACGAGGTGGTGAGAGAAGTGGATACGGCGATTGTGGACCTGAGCCACAGTCACAGTTCACGCGAGTTTATCCGCGATTATGATGCTTCACCAGACGCCAAGGCTACCTATTACTGCAACAGTCTGGACGAGGCGAAGGAACTGGTGCGCAGACAGGCAGTTCACGGAATCCTTTACTTCCCTGCCGACTTCGATACGAAGCTGAACCGGGGCGAACAGGCGCATGTGGGAGTTTACTGCGATATGAGTCTGATGCTGACCTATAAAGCGATTTATCAGACCTCGCAGGCCGTAGCCAGCCACATCAACTCGAGCATCCAGATAACACAGGCTGGAGGATTTACAGATAGAGACGATGAGATTACCACCGAGCCGCTCGCCTTTGATGAGGTTCCGATATTCAACACGACAGGAGGTTACGGAAATGCCATTCTGCCGGCTGTGCTGGTTCTTATCCTGCAGCAGACGATGCTGCTGGGCATAGGAATGGCAGCGGGAACATCAAGAGAACTCAACAGAAACCGCGAACTCATACCGGTAAGCGAGCATTATGGCGGTATTTTCCGCATTGTTTTCGGCAAGGCATTGGTTTATTTCATGGTTTATGCCGTGATGGGAATGTATCTTACGCTGGTAGTTCCCAAGCTGTTCAGTTTTGTAAGTATGGTAACGTGGACCACCATTCTCGGTTTCCTCCTTCCTTACATTCTTTCGTGCGTTTTCTTCGGTCTGATGCTGTCGTGTCTGGTAAGATATCGTGAAAATGTGATGCTTCTGGTGGTATTTACCTCCGTTCCGTTGCTTTTTATGACGGGAGTTTCATGGCCATTGAGCAATATTCCGGGCTTTTGGCAAGGATTTTCGTGGGTTTTCCCATCCACTTTCGGCATCCGCGGGTTCCTCAGAATCAGCAGTATGGGTGCTTCGCTTTCAGATATTCTGCCGGAATTCAGAGCACTCTGGATACAAACGGGTGTCTATTTTCTGGCTACCTGCCTGGTTTTCAGGCAGCAACTGAGATCGGCAAGACTCAAGGCTGACCTTACTGCCGAAGTAGCAGAAGAAGAGGAGGAGGCGGAAGAAATCGTGGAGAATAGATAA
- a CDS encoding ABC transporter permease translates to MFKKLYHIALRECGIMWKNPIYLFCMVIFPIVVVIFFTTLMKGGVPTDMPVGIVDQDNSATSRQLVHKLDAFQTTKVVAHYENMAEARHAIQKNEIYAFLLIPDGTEAGLMAQKQPKISFYYSSVSLAAGSLLFRDLKTISTLGGAAAGMAKLSALGKTNDEIMTFLQPIAVDLHMIGNPYANYNYYLSSVMVPGLIMLFIFLITPYSIGTELKFNRARDWMRMAGNNPYLAIAGKMLPQTLIFLSIFLLFEFYIYYVLQFPHPGGALPIILLGILSVLSCQCFGIFAFGLMPSLRMSMSICSLWGVVSFSICGATYPLFSMDSPIQSIGQLFPMRHYYMIYQMNIFNGFPMSDAVLHWGAMVLFCALPMLTVWNIKKAMLVYKYLP, encoded by the coding sequence ATGTTTAAGAAATTATATCATATAGCCCTCAGAGAATGCGGCATCATGTGGAAGAACCCCATTTATCTCTTCTGCATGGTCATCTTCCCCATCGTGGTGGTAATTTTCTTCACCACGCTGATGAAGGGAGGAGTGCCTACCGACATGCCTGTGGGCATAGTAGATCAGGACAACTCCGCCACATCGCGCCAGCTGGTACATAAGCTCGATGCCTTCCAGACCACCAAGGTAGTGGCTCATTACGAGAACATGGCAGAGGCAAGACATGCTATCCAGAAGAACGAAATCTACGCCTTCCTGCTGATTCCTGACGGAACAGAGGCAGGCCTGATGGCCCAGAAGCAGCCTAAGATTTCATTCTATTACAGCAGCGTATCGCTGGCAGCCGGCTCCCTGCTCTTCCGCGATCTGAAAACCATCTCTACCCTGGGAGGTGCGGCGGCAGGAATGGCGAAACTTTCGGCGCTGGGAAAGACGAACGATGAAATCATGACCTTCCTACAGCCTATCGCCGTAGATCTGCACATGATAGGCAACCCATACGCCAACTACAACTATTATCTTTCGAGCGTAATGGTGCCGGGACTCATCATGCTGTTCATCTTCCTGATTACACCTTATTCTATAGGTACGGAACTGAAGTTCAACCGGGCAAGAGACTGGATGCGGATGGCAGGCAACAATCCTTATCTCGCCATTGCGGGTAAGATGCTGCCACAGACACTCATCTTCCTGAGTATCTTCCTGCTATTCGAATTCTACATCTATTATGTATTGCAGTTTCCACATCCGGGCGGCGCGCTTCCTATCATCCTGTTAGGCATTCTGAGCGTACTCTCCTGCCAGTGTTTCGGCATCTTTGCCTTCGGACTGATGCCTTCATTGCGCATGTCGATGAGTATCTGTTCGTTGTGGGGCGTGGTGAGTTTCTCCATCTGCGGAGCCACCTATCCGCTCTTCTCGATGGATTCTCCGATCCAGTCTATCGGCCAGCTTTTCCCGATGCGCCACTATTACATGATTTACCAGATGAACATCTTCAATGGTTTCCCTATGAGCGATGCTGTGCTCCACTGGGGCGCAATGGTGCTGTTCTGCGCCCTGCCGATGCTCACTGTCTGGAACATCAAGAAGGCAATGCTGGTATATAAATACTTACCGTAA